From the genome of Legionella beliardensis:
AGAATATATCTAACCATTTATCAAAGTTTTCATAATTAACTCCATGACTACCATTACCAGGTAAATCAATTAACCATACATTTCCCGGAAGATTAAGTAGATTAACTAAGTCAAAAAGATAAGAAGAGTCAACGCCTGGCCCACCTGGAAAAAATAACCAGTTGATGCTTTCTTTACCACGTGTTGATAGTAAATTAAAGCGCACCTGATTTTCATCATAAAAGTAATTAAGTTGATTGCTCATAATCCTCACTTGATTAGTTTGAAATAGCTATTTATAAAGTCTTAGAAAAATAAATTCGGTTTTTCTTGTTCTAGAATTTTCTTTAAGTAGAATTATTTCTAATTAGTGGTTTAGACAATCTAAAGATTATATTTGCTAAAACGGTGAGCAAAATAATACACCTAATCAAAAATGTCAAAATGAAGTAAAACGCATTTAATACTACAAGTCAGACTTAAAGGATATTCCTAAAATTAAGGGGAGAAACTTTTTATCAAAAAATATAATTTAGGTAATGGAAATAAATGAACATAATTGAGCCAATAATCTGGGGGCTAGTGTTAAGTGTTGATTCGTTTTCAGCGGCGCTAGCCATGGGATTTCGTCCTCATAAATTAAGTGACTCTTTAAAATTTGCTACTTCATCGGGTGGGGCAGAATTAATAGCAACTTTTTTAGGAATGCTGCTTGGGGAAAAGGTAATTATGCAATTGGGATCAATTGGTCAATGGATTGCATGTTTATTGCTGTTTGGGGTTGCAGTGCGTATGTTTTATGAAGGGATTATGGAATTTAAACATGGTAACCATAATAAACAGTTAGTCAAATTCCATAGTTTTGTGAAAATTCTAATCGTTTCTATTGCAACAAGCATCGATGCACTTGCTGTTGGCGTGAGCCTTGGTGTGGCTAATAA
Proteins encoded in this window:
- a CDS encoding manganese efflux pump MntP family protein yields the protein MNIIEPIIWGLVLSVDSFSAALAMGFRPHKLSDSLKFATSSGGAELIATFLGMLLGEKVIMQLGSIGQWIACLLLFGVAVRMFYEGIMEFKHGNHNKQLVKFHSFVKILIVSIATSIDALAVGVSLGVANKPLLPYLISIGGWAFISTMVGMAIAKRAPKRLSAIFSMVGALIIFILAVSMIAL